In Brassica rapa cultivar Chiifu-401-42 chromosome A06, CAAS_Brap_v3.01, whole genome shotgun sequence, a single window of DNA contains:
- the LOC103874459 gene encoding sugar transport protein 8, with product MAGGFVAFSGDSPAFQAKMTVYVFICVVIAAVGGLIFGYDIGISGGVTAMDDFLMKFFPAVYERKKQAHEDNYCKYDNQFLQLFTSSLYLAALVASFFASATCSKLGRKPTMQLASVFFLIGVGLASGAANMYMLIMGRILLGFGVGFGNQAVPLFLSEIAPARLRGGLNIVFQLMITIGILIASVVNYFTSSIHPYGWRLALGGAGIPALILLFGSLLICETPTSLIERNKTEEGKATLKKIRGVEDVDEEYQSLVQACEFARQVKDPYRRLMKPESRPPLVIGLLLQLFQQFTGINAIMFYAPVLFQTVGFGNNAALLSAVITGSVNVVSTLVGILLVDRTGRRFLLLQAAVQMLSCQLVIGIILAKDLGVKGTLGKTEAMIVVILVCVYVMGFAWSWGPLGWLIPSETFPLETRTEGYALAVSCNMFFTFVIAQAFLSMLCAMKSGIFFFFSAWIVVMGLFALFFVPETKGVSIDDIKDSVWKRHWYWKRFMLRGA from the exons ATGGCTGGTGGGTTTGTAGCGTTTAGTGGTGATTCCCCGGCCTTTCAGGCGAAGATGACTGTTTACGTCTTCATCTGTGTCGTTATCGCCGCTGTTGGTGGTTTGATCTTTGGTTATGATATTGGAATCTCTG GTGGAGTAACGGCGATGGACGATTTCTTGATGAAGTTTTTTCCAGCTGTGTACGAGAGGAAGAAGCAAGCGCACGAGGATAACTACTGCAAGTACGACAACCAGTTCTTGCAGCTCTTCACCTCCTCTCTTTACCTCGCGGCACTCGTGGCCAGCTTCTTCGCCTCTGCCACATGCTCTAAGCTCGGCAGGAAACCTACAATGCAGTTAGCTTCTGTCTTCTTCTTGATCGGCGTTGGCCTTGCCTCCGGAGCTGCTAACATGTACATGTTGATCATGGGCAGAATCTTGCTCGGCTTTGGCGTTGGCTTTGGTAATCAG GCCGTACCGCTTTTCTTATCAGAGATAGCTCCAGCTAGGCTTCGTGGAGGTCTCAACATTGTGTTCCAACTAATGATTACAATAGGAATCCTTATCGCCAGCGTAGTCAACTACTTCACCTCTTCTATTCACCCTTACGGATGGCGACTGGCCCTCGGTGGCGCGGGGATTCCTGCCCTCATCCTCCTCTTCGGATCACTTCTCATCTGCGAAACACCGACGAGTCTCATCGAGCGGAACAAGACCGAGGAAGGCAAGGCAACGCTCAAGAAGATCAGAGGCGTCGAAGATGTTGATGAGGAGTATCAATCACTCGTCCAAGCTTGTGAGTTCGCGAGGCAAGTCAAGGACCCTTACAGGAGGCTGATGAAGCCCGAGAGCCGACCGCCTCTTGTCATCGGATTGTTGCTCCAGCTGTTCCAACAGTTCACTGGAATCAATGCCATCATGTTTTATGCCCCGGTTTTGTTTCAGACCGTAGGGTTTGGAAATAATGCAGCTTTGCTTTCGGCCGTTATTACAGGATCTGTCAATGTTGTCAGCACTTTGGTAGGGATTTTGTTAGTCGACAGAACCGGTCGGAGATTTCTCTTGCTCCAGGCTGCAGTCCAAATGCTCAGTTGCCAG TTGGTCATTGGAATCATTCTAGCCAAGGACCTAGGCGTGAAGGGTACTTTAGGTAAGACAGAAGCCATGATAGTGGTCATCTTGGTGTGCGTTTACGTGATGGGTTTCGCTTGGTCATGGGGGCCATTAGGATGGCTGATCCCTAGCGAGACCTTTCCCTTGGAGACACGAACCGAAGGGTACGCATTGGCAGTGTCGTGCAACATGTTCTTCACGTTCGTGATCGCTCAGGCCTTCCTATCAATGCTTTGTGCGATGAAGTCAgggattttcttcttcttcagtgctTGGATCGTTGTGATGGGACTCTTTGCTTTGTTCTTCGTGCCAGAGACTAAAGGTGTCTCGATTGATGACATTAAGGATAGTGTTTGGAAGCGGCATTGGTACTGGAAGAGGTTTATGCTTAGAGGAGCATGA